In Acetoanaerobium noterae, a single genomic region encodes these proteins:
- the rbsB gene encoding ribose ABC transporter substrate-binding protein RbsB yields MKKLVLSFVLLAALVFNLTACQSQPAATEEPAAEEAAGAAKIGLVVSTLNNPFFVSLKEGAEQKAKDMGMELVVLDSQNDPAQELANVEDLLTQGVSLILINPTDSDAVGNAIIAANNKNVPVVTLDRGANQGEVVSHIASDNVAGGVMAGEHIVSLLGGKGKVVELEGIAGTSAARDRGQGFNDAIAGTEIEVVAKQVADFDRTQGLSVMENILQAQPEIDAVFAHNDEMALGAQKAIEASGREIIIVGFDATDDAVAAVKEGKMSATVAQQPSLIGELGVETAKKILDGESVEDFVPVDLQLVTE; encoded by the coding sequence ATGAAAAAGTTAGTTTTATCATTTGTGTTACTGGCAGCTTTAGTTTTTAACCTTACAGCTTGCCAAAGTCAGCCTGCAGCAACAGAGGAACCAGCTGCAGAAGAAGCAGCAGGAGCAGCAAAAATTGGTTTGGTAGTATCTACTCTTAACAATCCTTTCTTTGTTTCATTAAAAGAAGGAGCAGAGCAAAAAGCTAAGGATATGGGTATGGAGCTTGTAGTGCTTGATTCTCAAAACGACCCAGCGCAAGAACTTGCTAACGTTGAAGATTTATTAACTCAAGGCGTTTCTCTTATCTTAATCAACCCGACAGACTCAGATGCTGTAGGAAATGCTATAATCGCAGCAAACAACAAAAATGTTCCAGTAGTTACACTTGACCGTGGAGCTAATCAAGGCGAAGTTGTATCACATATCGCTTCTGATAACGTAGCAGGTGGAGTTATGGCTGGAGAGCACATTGTTTCACTTCTTGGTGGAAAAGGTAAAGTAGTAGAATTAGAAGGAATCGCAGGAACCTCTGCAGCTAGAGATCGTGGACAAGGCTTTAACGATGCTATAGCGGGAACTGAAATCGAAGTAGTTGCTAAGCAAGTTGCTGATTTTGACAGAACTCAAGGTCTATCAGTTATGGAAAACATTCTTCAAGCTCAACCAGAAATAGATGCAGTTTTTGCTCACAATGATGAAATGGCATTAGGAGCTCAAAAAGCAATCGAAGCATCTGGAAGAGAGATAATAATTGTTGGATTTGATGCTACAGACGATGCTGTTGCAGCTGTTAAAGAAGGTAAAATGAGTGCTACAGTAGCTCAGCAGCCTTCATTAATCGGAGAGCTAGGCGTTGAAACTGCTAAGAAAATACTAGATGGTGAAAGCGTAGAAGACTTTGTTCCAGTTGACTTACAACTAGTAACAGAATAA
- a CDS encoding pyridoxamine kinase, with the protein MKSKNILLINDLPGYGKVALSAMLPILSKMGYSLYNLPTALVSNTLDYGKFEILDTTSYMENTIKVWNELEFQFDCISTGFILSSKQVDIITSYIKSQNNPNLLVVVDPIMGDDGKLYNGITQETVAHMKELSSYADILIPNYTEAAFIAGLFTDKPSLTKSEINALIDKLVSQGSKSVVITSIIEKDSNNHFVCGYDDKSKTYFYLPYDYIPVRFPGTGDIFSAVMVGELLKETSLELSVKKAMDIVARLIEKNKNSQDKFKGIFIEKDLDSIL; encoded by the coding sequence ATGAAAAGCAAAAATATTCTACTTATTAATGACCTTCCAGGCTATGGTAAGGTAGCGCTTTCAGCTATGCTCCCTATATTGTCTAAGATGGGTTATAGTCTTTATAATCTTCCTACTGCACTGGTGTCCAATACTCTTGATTATGGGAAGTTTGAAATTTTAGATACTACTTCTTATATGGAAAATACCATTAAAGTTTGGAATGAATTAGAGTTTCAATTTGACTGTATATCTACTGGATTTATTCTATCTAGTAAGCAAGTAGATATAATAACTAGTTATATTAAGTCGCAAAACAACCCAAATCTTCTTGTTGTAGTTGATCCTATTATGGGTGACGATGGAAAGCTCTACAATGGAATAACTCAAGAAACTGTTGCTCATATGAAAGAGCTCTCTAGCTACGCTGATATTTTGATTCCAAACTACACAGAAGCAGCTTTTATAGCAGGTTTATTTACAGATAAACCCAGCTTAACAAAATCTGAGATTAATGCTTTAATCGATAAGCTTGTATCCCAAGGTTCAAAATCTGTAGTAATAACAAGTATTATTGAAAAAGATTCAAACAATCACTTCGTTTGTGGCTATGATGACAAATCAAAAACTTACTTTTATCTGCCTTATGACTATATTCCAGTGAGATTTCCTGGAACTGGCGATATATTTTCTGCTGTAATGGTAGGAGAACTTTTAAAAGAAACCTCATTAGAGCTAAGCGTTAAAAAAGCAATGGATATAGTCGCTAGGCTGATAGAAAAGAATAAAAATAGCCAAGATAAGTTCAAAGGAATATTTATAGAAAAAGATTTAGACAGTATTTTATAA
- a CDS encoding glutaredoxin domain-containing protein — MKKIIVFGSKHCPDCQPMQDYLKENNIDFIYLDITENMFYLKTFLKLRDTREEFAEIKAKGLVGIPCVNVNDGEALYFEKPSIESLV, encoded by the coding sequence ATGAAGAAAATTATTGTATTTGGAAGTAAGCATTGCCCAGATTGTCAGCCTATGCAGGATTATTTAAAGGAAAATAATATAGATTTTATATACCTTGATATCACTGAAAATATGTTCTATCTAAAAACCTTTCTAAAGCTTAGAGATACAAGAGAAGAATTTGCTGAGATAAAAGCTAAAGGACTAGTTGGAATTCCTTGCGTAAATGTAAATGATGGAGAAGCACTTTATTTTGAAAAGCCTTCTATAGAGTCGTTAGTATAA